A portion of the Streptomyces sp. NBC_01335 genome contains these proteins:
- a CDS encoding carbohydrate ABC transporter permease yields MSASHPATARVTPGTDRPSSDLPDHTGQTGRRRPWGTAAKYTVLSIGAVAFLFPFYYMVVGSLRKTTTGELSSAVPSGLTGSSYTAVDGAISLGRSLLNSGIMTIGVLLCTLVFGVLAGYALAQLHFRGRGTVFASLLLVQMVPFQLLTLPLYVLVVRDYGLGDNYLGMILPFAINSTAVFLFRQFFLQLPQSLFEAARLDGAGELRILWKIALPMARPAVLSAMLLTFIGPWNEFLWPFLVTKNADMQPLAVSLASFLSNLQGTVANPTGALLAGACVLAAPAVALFLLFQRHFTSTDIDSGVKG; encoded by the coding sequence ATGAGCGCCTCCCACCCCGCCACCGCCCGGGTCACCCCGGGGACGGACCGGCCCTCCTCGGACCTGCCGGACCACACCGGGCAGACCGGCAGGCGCCGCCCCTGGGGAACGGCCGCCAAGTACACCGTTCTCTCGATCGGTGCGGTCGCCTTCCTCTTCCCCTTCTACTACATGGTCGTCGGCTCCCTGCGGAAGACGACCACCGGTGAGCTGTCCTCCGCCGTGCCGAGCGGGCTCACCGGCAGCAGCTACACGGCGGTCGACGGAGCGATCTCGCTGGGCCGGTCCCTGCTCAACTCCGGGATCATGACGATCGGCGTGCTGCTCTGCACCCTCGTCTTCGGGGTGCTCGCCGGCTACGCGCTGGCCCAACTGCACTTCCGTGGCCGGGGCACGGTCTTCGCCTCACTGCTGCTCGTGCAGATGGTCCCGTTCCAGCTTCTCACCCTGCCTCTCTACGTCCTCGTGGTCCGCGACTACGGACTGGGCGACAACTACCTCGGGATGATCCTCCCGTTCGCGATCAACTCGACGGCCGTCTTCCTCTTCCGCCAGTTCTTCCTCCAGCTGCCGCAGTCCCTCTTCGAGGCCGCCCGCCTCGACGGCGCGGGAGAACTGCGCATCCTGTGGAAGATCGCACTGCCGATGGCGCGGCCCGCCGTGCTGTCGGCGATGCTGCTGACCTTCATCGGGCCGTGGAACGAGTTCCTGTGGCCGTTCCTGGTCACCAAGAACGCCGACATGCAACCCCTGGCGGTCTCCCTCGCCAGCTTCCTGTCCAACCTGCAGGGCACGGTCGCCAACCCGACCGGTGCCCTGCTGGCCGGCGCCTGTGTGCTGGCCGCCCCCGCAGTGGCCCTGTTCCTCCTGTTCCAGCGCCACTTCACCTCGACCGACATCGACTCCGGAGTAAAGGGCTGA
- a CDS encoding glycoside hydrolase family 130 protein, which produces MSTTSTTSTIPYRLVRKGLVMSPLPGEADEAEGVLNPASGRTPDGRLHLLPRLVAEGNVSRVGLAEVTFTDGVPSGVERRGVVLAPDEGWERGTNNAGVEDPRVTWVPSLGKHVMSYVAYGPLGPKPALAVSENLTEWTRLGPIQFAYQPDLDTDLNLFPNKDVVHFPEPVPGPDGEPAYAMLHRPMWDLGWFRPGEGVHLPAGITDERPGIWISYVPVAEVEADIRALTRPRDHRLVALSAYPWEELKIGGGPAPIRVPEGWLLIHHGVSGHIEDPFAQNQKVSYAAGAMILDPADPAKVLARSEEPLMAPETEEERSGTVPNVVFPTAIEEIDGELYVFYGMADAHIGVALLERTA; this is translated from the coding sequence ATGAGCACCACCAGCACCACCTCGACCATCCCCTACCGCCTCGTCCGCAAGGGCCTGGTCATGTCCCCGCTGCCCGGCGAGGCCGACGAAGCAGAGGGAGTCCTCAACCCGGCGTCGGGACGCACCCCCGACGGCCGCCTGCACCTGCTGCCGCGCCTGGTGGCCGAGGGCAACGTCTCCCGCGTCGGCCTCGCCGAGGTCACCTTCACCGACGGCGTCCCCAGCGGCGTCGAGCGGCGCGGCGTCGTCCTCGCGCCCGACGAGGGCTGGGAGCGCGGCACCAACAACGCCGGCGTCGAGGACCCGCGCGTCACCTGGGTCCCCTCGCTCGGCAAGCACGTCATGTCGTACGTCGCCTACGGCCCCCTCGGCCCCAAGCCGGCCCTCGCCGTGTCCGAGAACCTCACCGAGTGGACCCGCCTCGGCCCGATCCAGTTCGCCTACCAGCCGGACCTCGACACCGACCTCAACCTCTTCCCGAACAAGGACGTCGTCCACTTCCCGGAGCCCGTGCCCGGCCCCGACGGCGAGCCCGCCTACGCGATGTTGCACCGCCCGATGTGGGACCTCGGCTGGTTCCGCCCCGGCGAGGGCGTGCACCTGCCGGCCGGGATCACCGACGAACGTCCCGGCATCTGGATCTCGTACGTGCCCGTCGCCGAGGTCGAGGCCGACATCCGGGCCCTGACCCGCCCGCGCGACCACCGGCTCGTCGCCCTGTCCGCGTACCCGTGGGAGGAGCTGAAGATCGGCGGCGGCCCCGCCCCGATCCGCGTGCCCGAGGGCTGGCTCCTCATCCACCACGGCGTCTCCGGCCACATCGAGGACCCCTTCGCCCAGAACCAGAAGGTGTCCTACGCGGCCGGCGCGATGATCCTCGACCCCGCCGACCCCGCGAAGGTCCTCGCCCGCTCCGAGGAGCCGCTGATGGCGCCCGAGACCGAGGAGGAGCGCTCCGGCACCGTCCCGAACGTCGTCTTCCCGACCGCGATCGAGGAGATCGACGGCGAGCTGTACGTCTTCTACGGCATGGCCGATGCCCACATCGGCGTCGCCCTCCTGGAGCGCACCGCATGA
- a CDS encoding phosphomannomutase/phosphoglucomutase — MAAPTEPARRTDLSGLVTDLSGLVKAYDVRGVVPDQWDETTAELFGAAFVQVTGARALVTGHDMRATSPGLARAFARGATAQGADVTETGLCSTDQLYYASGALGLPGAMFTASHNPAQYNGIKMCRAGAAPIGQDSGLAEIRALVEGWTDTGAPAPSPGGPGTLTHHDTLREYAAHLLGLVDLTAIRPLKVVVDAGNGMGGHTVPTVLAGLPLDVVPMYFELDGTFPNHEANPLDPANIVDLQARVLAESADLGLAFDGDADRCFVVDERGAGVSPSAITALVASRELARRPGATVLHNLITSWSVPEVIRENGGTPVRTRVGHSFIKAEMARTGAVFGGEHSAHYYFADFWNADTGMLAALHVLAALGGQDGTLSALTRRFERYAASGEINSTVADQSERLAAVRTAWRDRDGVTLDELDGLTVSGPDWWFNLRPSNTEPLLRLNAEARDPHTMRTLCDEVLALVRR, encoded by the coding sequence ATGGCCGCGCCCACTGAACCCGCCCGCCGCACCGACCTCTCCGGACTCGTCACCGACCTCTCCGGACTCGTCAAGGCGTACGACGTGCGCGGTGTCGTACCCGACCAGTGGGACGAAACCACGGCCGAGCTCTTCGGCGCCGCTTTCGTCCAGGTCACGGGGGCACGCGCCCTGGTGACCGGCCACGACATGCGCGCCACCTCACCGGGCCTCGCCCGCGCCTTCGCACGCGGAGCCACGGCCCAGGGCGCCGACGTCACCGAGACCGGCCTCTGCTCGACCGACCAGCTGTACTACGCCTCCGGGGCGCTCGGTCTGCCCGGCGCCATGTTCACCGCCTCGCACAACCCGGCCCAGTACAACGGCATCAAGATGTGCCGGGCCGGAGCCGCGCCGATCGGCCAGGACAGCGGCCTCGCCGAGATCCGCGCCCTGGTGGAAGGGTGGACCGACACCGGCGCGCCCGCGCCGTCGCCCGGCGGCCCCGGCACCCTCACGCACCACGACACCCTGCGGGAGTACGCCGCCCACCTGCTCGGCCTCGTGGACCTGACGGCGATCCGGCCGCTCAAGGTCGTGGTGGACGCGGGCAACGGCATGGGCGGCCACACCGTGCCCACCGTGCTCGCGGGGCTGCCGCTCGACGTCGTACCGATGTACTTCGAGCTCGACGGCACCTTCCCGAACCACGAGGCGAACCCCCTCGACCCGGCCAACATCGTCGACCTCCAGGCCCGGGTCCTCGCCGAGAGCGCCGACCTCGGGCTCGCCTTCGACGGGGACGCCGACCGCTGCTTCGTCGTGGACGAACGCGGCGCGGGCGTCTCGCCGTCCGCCATCACCGCGCTCGTCGCCTCCCGCGAACTCGCGCGCAGGCCCGGTGCGACCGTGCTGCACAACCTGATCACCTCGTGGTCCGTCCCCGAGGTCATCCGCGAGAACGGCGGCACCCCCGTCCGCACCCGCGTCGGCCACTCCTTCATCAAGGCCGAAATGGCCCGCACCGGCGCCGTCTTCGGCGGCGAGCACTCCGCGCACTACTACTTCGCCGACTTCTGGAACGCGGACACCGGCATGCTCGCCGCCCTCCACGTACTCGCCGCCCTCGGCGGACAGGACGGCACCCTCTCCGCCCTCACCCGCCGCTTCGAGCGGTACGCCGCCTCCGGCGAGATCAACTCCACCGTCGCCGACCAGTCGGAGCGCCTCGCCGCCGTCCGTACCGCCTGGCGCGACCGCGACGGGGTCACCCTCGACGAACTCGACGGCCTCACCGTGAGTGGCCCGGACTGGTGGTTCAACCTCCGCCCCTCCAACACCGAACCGCTCCTGCGCCTCAACGCCGAGGCCCGCGACCCGCACACCATGCGGACCCTGTGCGACGAGGTCCTGGCCCTCGTCCGCCGCTGA
- a CDS encoding glycoside hydrolase family 13 protein codes for MSWWQDAVCYELYPRAFADSDGDGTGDLAGATARLDHIAELGADAVWITPFYPSPLADGGYDIADHTGVAADLGTPEDFDELTARAHHLGLKLIVDLVPNHTSDQHPWFQEALTAAPGSAARDRYLFRPGRGPAGELPPNDWQSAFGGPAWTRVPDGEWYCHLHAPEQPDLNWRSPEVRHAFTGILTYWLDRGVDGFRVDVAHALFKAEDFPDAGPGQHQDPLRNHLMPYYDQEELHPLYREWRALLDTHPAPPGAVPPRERVMVAESAVFDPARLARYTRPDEMHQAFNFAFLEAAWEPGELRRVIDASLSAPGGGAVTWLLSSHDAVRPVTRLGCAGRARAAALLMLALPGSAYLYQGEELGLPQAHIPDDRILDPLWERSGHTDRGRDGSRVPLPWSGDHAPYGFTTADPDRTWLPQPDDWAHHTVAAQEHDLDSTLTLYRRALRLRRAHPASDPTAPPHWYSAPHDPYLAFRRSGLTCVVNLADQPLTWTTLGVTGRPVLASGPLDGDAIPPDTALWLLDTLDPQSPEGDGHGRAH; via the coding sequence ATGAGCTGGTGGCAGGACGCCGTCTGCTACGAGTTGTACCCGCGCGCCTTCGCCGACTCCGACGGCGACGGCACCGGCGACCTCGCCGGAGCCACGGCACGGCTCGACCACATCGCCGAACTCGGCGCCGACGCCGTCTGGATCACGCCGTTCTACCCCTCGCCGCTCGCCGACGGCGGATACGACATCGCCGACCACACCGGCGTCGCCGCCGACCTCGGCACCCCCGAGGACTTCGACGAACTCACCGCCCGCGCCCACCACCTGGGCCTGAAGCTCATCGTCGACCTCGTGCCCAACCACACCTCCGACCAGCACCCCTGGTTCCAGGAGGCGCTGACGGCAGCACCCGGCTCCGCCGCGCGCGACCGCTACCTCTTTCGCCCGGGCCGCGGTCCGGCCGGCGAACTCCCGCCCAACGACTGGCAGTCGGCCTTCGGCGGCCCCGCCTGGACCCGCGTACCGGACGGCGAGTGGTACTGCCACCTCCACGCACCCGAGCAGCCCGACCTGAACTGGCGTTCCCCCGAGGTGCGTCACGCCTTCACCGGCATCCTGACGTACTGGCTGGACCGGGGCGTGGACGGCTTCCGCGTCGACGTCGCCCACGCCCTGTTCAAGGCCGAGGACTTTCCCGACGCCGGGCCCGGACAGCACCAGGACCCGCTGCGCAACCACCTCATGCCCTACTACGACCAGGAGGAACTGCACCCGCTCTACCGCGAGTGGCGCGCCCTCCTCGACACCCACCCGGCGCCGCCCGGCGCGGTACCCCCGCGCGAGCGGGTCATGGTCGCCGAGTCCGCCGTCTTCGACCCGGCCAGGCTCGCCCGCTACACCCGGCCCGACGAGATGCACCAGGCCTTCAACTTCGCCTTCCTGGAAGCCGCCTGGGAACCGGGCGAGCTGCGCCGCGTCATCGACGCCTCGCTCTCCGCCCCCGGCGGCGGGGCCGTCACCTGGCTGCTCTCCAGCCACGACGCGGTCCGCCCGGTCACCCGCCTCGGCTGCGCCGGCCGCGCCAGGGCCGCCGCCCTGCTCATGCTCGCCCTGCCCGGCTCCGCCTACCTCTACCAGGGCGAGGAACTCGGCCTGCCGCAGGCCCACATCCCCGACGACCGCATCCTCGACCCGCTGTGGGAGCGCTCCGGCCACACCGACCGGGGCCGCGACGGCTCCCGCGTCCCGCTGCCGTGGTCCGGCGACCACGCCCCGTACGGCTTCACCACCGCGGACCCCGACCGCACCTGGCTGCCGCAGCCGGACGACTGGGCGCACCACACCGTCGCCGCCCAGGAACACGACCTCGACTCCACGCTCACCCTGTACCGCCGGGCCCTGCGCCTGCGCCGCGCCCACCCCGCGTCCGACCCGACGGCCCCGCCCCACTGGTACTCGGCACCCCACGACCCGTACCTCGCCTTCCGCCGCTCCGGCCTGACCTGCGTCGTCAACCTCGCGGACCAGCCCCTGACCTGGACCACCCTCGGCGTGACCGGCCGCCCGGTCCTGGCCAGCGGCCCGCTCGACGGCGACGCGATCCCGCCCGACACCGCCCTGTGGCTCCTCGACACCCTCGATCCGCAGTCCCCCGAAGGAGACGGCCATGGCCGCGCCCACTGA
- a CDS encoding LacI family DNA-binding transcriptional regulator: MARRPTIDDVARRAGVSRSSVSFALNDRPGIAEETKARILAAAAELGWTPSRPARALSLGKAGAFGLVLAREPDLIGADLFFPAFIAGVEVVLGERGDGLMVHLTTPERERSVYERLAADRRVDGVLLTDLRHGDPRPALVHRLGLPAVVVGQSEWSDGLSSVSLDDRPAYVEAVRRLAELGHRRIAHVEGPQEFRHAHRRRAAWQETLHSLGLPEGPVRPGGFTAEGGARATRELLALAEPPTAIVYGNDLAATAGLSVAQELGVPVPDRLSVVGYDDTSLTRYTHPPLSSARADARGWGEAAARALDRVLAGGEVAHVVLPPAEFVPRASMGPAPRA, translated from the coding sequence ATGGCCCGCAGGCCCACCATCGACGACGTCGCACGGCGTGCGGGTGTCTCGCGCAGTTCCGTCTCGTTCGCCCTGAACGACCGGCCCGGGATCGCCGAGGAGACCAAGGCGCGCATCCTCGCCGCCGCGGCCGAACTCGGCTGGACGCCGAGCCGCCCCGCGCGGGCCCTCTCGCTCGGCAAGGCAGGCGCCTTCGGGCTCGTCCTCGCCCGGGAACCCGACCTCATCGGCGCCGACCTGTTCTTCCCCGCGTTCATCGCGGGCGTCGAGGTGGTCCTCGGGGAGCGCGGCGACGGGCTGATGGTGCACCTCACCACCCCCGAGCGGGAGCGGTCCGTGTACGAACGGCTGGCCGCCGACCGCCGGGTGGACGGGGTGCTCCTCACCGACCTGCGCCACGGCGACCCCCGCCCCGCCCTCGTGCACCGGCTCGGACTGCCGGCCGTCGTGGTCGGGCAGAGCGAGTGGAGCGACGGCCTCAGCTCGGTGAGCCTCGACGACCGGCCCGCCTACGTGGAAGCCGTACGGCGCCTGGCGGAGCTGGGACACCGGCGCATCGCCCACGTCGAAGGGCCCCAGGAGTTCCGCCACGCGCACCGGCGCCGGGCGGCCTGGCAGGAGACGCTGCACTCCCTCGGCCTGCCCGAAGGGCCCGTGCGGCCCGGCGGTTTCACGGCGGAAGGCGGAGCGCGGGCCACCCGCGAACTGCTGGCACTCGCCGAACCGCCCACCGCGATCGTCTACGGGAACGACCTGGCCGCCACGGCCGGGCTCTCCGTGGCCCAGGAACTGGGCGTTCCGGTACCGGACCGCCTCTCGGTCGTCGGCTACGACGACACCAGCCTCACCCGCTACACCCACCCGCCGCTCTCCTCCGCCCGCGCCGACGCGCGCGGCTGGGGCGAGGCGGCGGCCCGCGCCCTGGACCGGGTGCTGGCCGGCGGGGAGGTGGCGCACGTCGTGCTGCCGCCCGCCGAGTTCGTACCCCGCGCCTCGATGGGCCCGGCGCCCCGTGCCTGA
- a CDS encoding Gfo/Idh/MocA family oxidoreductase: MTSAPASLGLGLVGCGGFGTYVLDAVAGLPGLRPTAVADPDPVRARALGERHGVPAFGSLEELLERADVAAVAIATPPAAHAAMATAALRAGRHVFCEKPLATTARDARAVAREAERAGRALVVDHVLRYNPLLRALERLMAEGLLAAPRRFMFENDASDQDLGPGHWFWDREHSGGIFVEHGVHFFDAARALLGSDPVSVRATAVRRPSGPVDMVSADVLHPGGVLASHLHSFTHAHRCERQTMRLDHGFAETRVEGWIPVHAEISAWTDEAGARAWEQLPDRAAALLHVDGFRPHGAERVTVTVERDAGSSAPASGRGEVRTVPHHVRAVLDLGGEARKPHAYRESVRAAVADLVRVARDGGTPVADALAGLTAVAVAEAATLAADTGTEQPVPAPGIAPRPTAPPHLQESS, from the coding sequence ATGACCTCCGCGCCGGCCTCCCTCGGCCTCGGACTGGTCGGCTGCGGCGGCTTCGGGACGTACGTCCTGGACGCCGTGGCCGGCCTGCCCGGGCTGCGCCCGACCGCCGTCGCCGACCCCGACCCCGTTCGGGCGAGGGCGCTCGGCGAGCGGCACGGCGTCCCCGCGTTCGGCTCCCTGGAAGAGCTGCTGGAACGCGCGGACGTGGCGGCCGTCGCCATCGCCACCCCGCCGGCCGCGCACGCCGCGATGGCCACCGCCGCGCTGCGCGCCGGCCGGCACGTGTTCTGCGAGAAGCCGCTCGCCACCACGGCGCGGGACGCCCGCGCCGTGGCCCGCGAGGCCGAACGCGCCGGGCGGGCCCTGGTCGTCGACCACGTCCTGCGCTACAACCCGCTGCTGCGCGCCCTGGAACGGCTCATGGCCGAGGGGCTGCTCGCCGCCCCGCGCCGGTTCATGTTCGAGAACGACGCCTCCGACCAGGACCTCGGCCCCGGCCACTGGTTCTGGGACCGCGAGCACAGCGGCGGGATCTTCGTCGAGCACGGCGTCCACTTCTTCGACGCGGCGCGCGCCCTGCTGGGCTCCGACCCGGTCAGCGTGCGCGCGACCGCCGTACGACGGCCCAGCGGACCCGTCGACATGGTCAGCGCCGACGTCCTCCACCCCGGCGGCGTCCTCGCCTCCCACCTGCACTCCTTCACCCACGCGCACCGCTGCGAACGCCAGACGATGCGCCTGGACCACGGATTCGCCGAGACCCGGGTCGAGGGCTGGATCCCGGTCCACGCCGAGATCTCGGCCTGGACCGACGAGGCGGGCGCCCGGGCCTGGGAACAACTCCCGGACCGGGCCGCCGCCCTGCTGCACGTGGACGGCTTCCGCCCCCACGGCGCCGAACGCGTCACCGTCACCGTCGAACGCGACGCCGGGAGCTCCGCCCCCGCGAGCGGACGCGGAGAGGTGCGCACCGTGCCGCACCACGTCCGGGCCGTCCTCGACCTCGGCGGCGAGGCCCGCAAACCGCACGCCTACCGCGAGAGCGTCCGCGCCGCCGTCGCCGATCTGGTCCGCGTCGCACGCGACGGCGGCACTCCGGTCGCCGACGCGCTCGCCGGGCTCACCGCCGTCGCCGTCGCCGAGGCCGCGACCCTCGCCGCCGACACCGGCACCGAACAGCCCGTACCCGCCCCCGGCATCGCCCCACGACCCACCGCACCACCGCACCTCCAGGAGTCCTCATGA
- a CDS encoding acetylxylan esterase yields MLTHPLTSDGSELSPLPHDFPFDPTHGYDLPRLLAVEAPQGPDDFADFWQERWARAMSVDPEPRIEGPWTTVDGVRVADISYTSTDGVRIGGWLTVPADGRVTQGCVATHGYGGREAPDPWQAPARTATIWPCLRGLGTRSLLPGVPPNSAGHVLQGIGARESYLIGGCVADVWCAATALQRLVPEAAGRLTYLGTSFGGGIGALALPWDDRFHAAGLTVPTFGNHPLRVTLPCTGSGESVRKRLAEDPTVLDVLAYFDAATAARHLRIPVHVAAALFDPSVPPPGQFAIHNALAGPRELLVLRAGHFDHPDERAETAAVEEAQRRFLSAACRAEAPHPTA; encoded by the coding sequence GTGCTCACCCACCCACTCACCTCGGACGGCAGTGAACTCAGCCCGCTGCCGCATGACTTCCCGTTCGACCCCACTCACGGGTACGACCTGCCGCGCCTCCTCGCCGTGGAGGCCCCTCAAGGCCCGGACGACTTCGCCGACTTCTGGCAGGAGCGCTGGGCGCGTGCGATGAGCGTCGACCCGGAGCCGCGGATCGAGGGGCCTTGGACCACCGTGGACGGCGTGCGGGTCGCCGACATCTCGTACACGTCGACCGACGGTGTCCGGATCGGGGGCTGGTTGACCGTCCCGGCCGACGGACGCGTCACGCAGGGCTGTGTGGCGACCCACGGTTACGGAGGCCGGGAAGCGCCGGACCCCTGGCAGGCCCCGGCAAGGACCGCGACCATCTGGCCGTGTCTGCGCGGGCTCGGAACGCGGAGCCTGCTGCCGGGCGTGCCCCCGAATTCGGCCGGGCACGTGTTGCAGGGCATCGGCGCCCGGGAGTCGTACCTCATCGGCGGGTGCGTGGCGGACGTCTGGTGCGCGGCCACCGCTCTGCAGCGGCTGGTGCCCGAGGCCGCGGGGCGGCTGACCTATCTGGGCACGAGTTTCGGCGGCGGCATCGGGGCGTTGGCGCTTCCCTGGGACGACCGTTTCCATGCCGCCGGCCTCACGGTGCCGACCTTTGGCAACCATCCGCTGCGGGTGACACTGCCGTGCACGGGCAGCGGGGAGTCGGTGCGCAAGCGGCTCGCCGAGGACCCGACGGTGCTCGACGTCCTGGCGTACTTCGACGCCGCGACCGCCGCCCGCCACCTGCGCATCCCGGTCCATGTGGCCGCCGCCCTGTTCGATCCGTCGGTACCTCCGCCGGGGCAGTTCGCGATCCACAACGCACTGGCCGGACCGCGCGAGCTCCTCGTTCTGCGGGCGGGCCACTTCGACCACCCGGACGAGCGGGCCGAGACTGCGGCCGTGGAAGAGGCCCAGCGACGCTTCCTGTCGGCGGCGTGCCGGGCGGAGGCGCCGCACCCCACCGCCTGA
- a CDS encoding extracellular solute-binding protein, which yields MLRRTAYSLLVLAVASAVTACGRSAPDGVTAANARGPITVWLSNNAQEVAWGESMVAAWNKSHPDQHVTAQHIPAGKTSEEAISASIIAGTSACLVFNTAPASVPTFQKQNGLVPLSDFPDGDAYIQQRGGALTDQYKSQDGKFYQLPWKSNPIMILYNKKIFEKAGLDPEHPQLATYSQFLKTSRTLVHSGAAKAAIWPAPSSEFFQSWNDFYPAFAAQSGGKQLIEDGKPQFDSPAGRQAAAFWRTMYAEKLAPQEAYPGDAVNDGKAAMATVGPWAVAAYKDSVDIGVVPVPTAAGTSPDDTYSFSDEKSAAMFSACRNRATAWDLLKFATSAQQDGKFLDATGQMPMREDLASRYPDFFAKKPVYTAFARQAQHVVEVPNVPGSVDIWQAFRDEWTKSVVFGEESTGTGLRKASDKISKLLDEYGDPS from the coding sequence ATGCTGAGGAGAACGGCGTACTCGCTGCTCGTACTCGCCGTCGCGAGTGCAGTGACCGCCTGCGGCCGGTCGGCCCCGGACGGGGTGACCGCGGCGAACGCGCGCGGCCCCATCACGGTCTGGCTGTCCAACAACGCCCAGGAGGTGGCCTGGGGCGAGAGCATGGTCGCCGCCTGGAACAAGAGCCACCCGGACCAGCACGTCACCGCCCAGCACATCCCGGCGGGCAAGACGTCCGAGGAGGCGATCAGCGCCTCGATCATCGCGGGCACCAGTGCCTGCCTGGTCTTCAACACCGCGCCGGCGTCGGTGCCGACCTTCCAGAAGCAGAACGGCCTCGTACCGCTCAGCGACTTCCCGGACGGCGACGCCTACATCCAGCAGCGCGGCGGCGCACTCACCGACCAGTACAAGTCGCAGGACGGCAAGTTCTACCAACTGCCGTGGAAGAGCAACCCGATCATGATCCTCTACAACAAGAAGATCTTCGAAAAGGCCGGTCTCGATCCTGAACACCCGCAACTGGCCACCTACAGCCAGTTCCTGAAGACCTCCCGCACCCTCGTGCACAGCGGCGCGGCCAAGGCCGCGATCTGGCCCGCGCCCAGCAGCGAGTTCTTCCAGTCCTGGAACGACTTCTACCCGGCCTTCGCCGCGCAGAGCGGTGGCAAGCAGCTGATCGAGGACGGCAAGCCGCAGTTCGACTCACCGGCCGGCCGCCAGGCCGCGGCCTTCTGGCGCACGATGTACGCCGAGAAACTGGCCCCCCAGGAGGCGTACCCCGGTGACGCCGTGAACGACGGGAAGGCCGCCATGGCCACCGTCGGGCCGTGGGCCGTGGCCGCGTACAAGGACAGCGTCGACATCGGCGTCGTCCCCGTACCGACCGCCGCGGGGACCTCGCCGGACGACACCTACTCCTTCAGCGACGAGAAGTCCGCCGCCATGTTCAGCGCCTGCCGCAACCGGGCCACCGCCTGGGACCTGCTGAAGTTCGCCACCTCCGCCCAGCAGGACGGCAAGTTCCTCGACGCGACCGGGCAGATGCCGATGCGCGAGGACCTGGCCTCCCGCTACCCGGACTTCTTCGCGAAGAAGCCCGTGTACACGGCGTTCGCACGGCAGGCCCAGCACGTCGTCGAGGTCCCCAACGTGCCGGGCTCCGTCGACATCTGGCAGGCGTTCCGCGACGAGTGGACGAAGTCCGTCGTCTTCGGTGAGGAATCCACCGGAACCGGACTGCGCAAGGCCTCGGACAAGATATCCAAGCTGCTCGACGAGTACGGAGACCCGTCATGA
- a CDS encoding carbohydrate ABC transporter permease — MTKLRPTATVTAGSTATAASGGATAGASGKAAGIRHRRARSRTGALFVTPYVLFLALVFAVPMVYTLWISVHRFYFTAPGTHVDSPWVGLSNYRDVFTDPVVGRAFLNIAVFLVINVPLTVILSLVLASALNAKIRFRAFFRAAYYLPYITASVALVAVWQFLFGSDGFVNHILGSHAPDPSWLVNSHLAMPMIAFFVTWKQLGFFVMLYLAALQNVGKELYEASSVDGAGRVRQFFAVTVPGVRPATTLVLIYAIITGANLFSEPYLLTGGGGPDHASTSPVLLMYQKGIEQGHPDFAAALGVVLVAFVLVISLVARKLSERGN; from the coding sequence ATGACGAAGCTCCGTCCCACCGCGACCGTCACCGCCGGCTCCACCGCGACCGCCGCTTCTGGCGGCGCCACAGCGGGCGCCTCCGGCAAGGCGGCCGGAATCCGCCACCGGCGGGCACGCTCCAGGACCGGCGCGCTCTTCGTGACGCCGTACGTCCTCTTCCTGGCGCTGGTCTTCGCGGTCCCGATGGTCTACACCCTGTGGATCTCCGTCCACCGCTTCTACTTCACCGCCCCCGGAACACACGTCGACTCACCGTGGGTCGGGCTCTCCAACTACCGGGACGTCTTCACCGACCCGGTCGTGGGCCGCGCCTTCCTCAACATCGCCGTCTTCCTCGTGATCAACGTGCCGCTCACGGTGATCCTGTCGCTCGTCCTGGCCTCCGCGCTCAACGCGAAGATCCGCTTCCGCGCCTTCTTCCGCGCCGCCTACTACCTGCCGTACATCACGGCGAGCGTGGCGCTGGTCGCCGTGTGGCAGTTCCTGTTCGGCTCGGACGGTTTCGTCAACCACATCCTCGGCTCGCACGCGCCGGACCCCTCGTGGCTGGTCAACTCGCACCTCGCGATGCCGATGATCGCCTTCTTCGTCACCTGGAAGCAGCTCGGCTTCTTCGTGATGCTCTACCTCGCCGCCCTCCAGAACGTCGGCAAGGAGTTGTACGAGGCGTCCTCCGTCGACGGAGCGGGCCGGGTGCGGCAGTTCTTCGCGGTGACCGTGCCGGGAGTACGGCCCGCAACGACCCTCGTGCTGATCTACGCGATCATCACCGGCGCCAACCTGTTCAGCGAGCCCTACCTGCTGACCGGCGGCGGCGGCCCCGACCACGCCTCCACCTCGCCCGTCCTGCTGATGTACCAGAAGGGCATCGAACAGGGGCACCCCGACTTCGCCGCCGCACTGGGCGTGGTCCTGGTCGCCTTCGTCCTCGTCATCTCGCTGGTCGCACGCAAACTCTCCGAGAGGGGCAACTGA